The Fluviicola sp. genome contains a region encoding:
- a CDS encoding IPExxxVDY family protein: MSKQKRHVLSLETSVDFELIGICSHHSDYRLAWGINKILELELTKSEEPFVIQSKKGTIVSQHSFHVFIDEVDHMEWYLIKNKCEGKFLIPEKNQIDYFLILRENVLHDLDELVEKIRESNSVMAAYVFEAESIPSAELIIFE; encoded by the coding sequence ATGAGCAAACAAAAGCGTCATGTACTTTCTTTGGAAACTTCTGTAGACTTTGAACTGATCGGTATTTGTTCACACCACAGTGACTACCGGTTGGCTTGGGGAATCAACAAAATACTGGAATTGGAACTTACCAAAAGTGAAGAGCCCTTTGTGATTCAATCCAAAAAAGGTACAATCGTTTCACAACACAGTTTCCATGTGTTTATCGATGAGGTAGATCACATGGAATGGTATTTAATTAAGAATAAATGTGAGGGTAAATTCCTGATTCCCGAAAAGAACCAGATTGATTATTTTTTGATTCTCCGGGAAAACGTGCTTCACGACCTGGATGAGTTGGTAGAAAAGATCCGGGAATCGAATAGCGTGATGGCTGCCTATGTTTTTGAGGCTGAATCCATTCCCTCTGCAGAACTAATAATTTTCGAATGA
- a CDS encoding DUF420 domain-containing protein, which produces MESTQSTKTGIRKLIIALSIVIPLVVAVLFKVKIQGYDLHFLPSIYACINAVTAFLLILALVAIKQKRISLHEGIIKVCMALSVLFLLCYIAYHMTSDPTIYGDLNGNGELDTYEAANVSSASKITYFFILITHIVLSVAVIPMVLFSYLYAWEGKYDKHRKWTKITWPLWFYVAASGVVVYIMISPYYPH; this is translated from the coding sequence ATGGAATCAACTCAAAGCACTAAAACCGGAATCCGAAAGCTGATCATTGCGCTTTCTATTGTTATCCCGTTAGTTGTAGCAGTTTTATTCAAAGTGAAAATCCAGGGCTATGACTTGCACTTTTTACCTTCCATTTATGCCTGTATCAATGCTGTAACAGCATTTTTACTGATTTTGGCACTGGTAGCCATCAAACAAAAAAGAATCAGCTTACACGAAGGAATCATTAAGGTTTGTATGGCGCTTTCCGTTTTATTCCTCCTGTGTTACATTGCTTATCACATGACGTCTGATCCTACGATTTACGGAGATTTGAACGGAAACGGTGAACTGGATACCTACGAGGCGGCAAATGTGTCTTCTGCCAGTAAAATCACGTATTTCTTCATCCTGATCACACATATTGTTTTAAGTGTGGCGGTTATTCCGATGGTATTGTTTTCCTATTTGTATGCCTGGGAAGGAAAATACGACAAACACCGCAAGTGGACGAAAATTACCTGGCCTTTGTGGTTTTATGTAGCAGCTAGCGGAGTGGTGGTTTATATTATGATTTCTCCTTATTATCCGCATTGA
- a CDS encoding DUF6089 family protein translates to MQNRILIGFLCLVTSLSWSQKAHRHNALSRSEIGFMAGGSYYIGDLNQAHFKHTNLAGQLLYRYNINARLAYRLNFTYGKIEGYDSEQKGEFYKNRNLSFQSDLFEFGSGIEVTYFPFEIGNRRYKGTAYLLAELSLTRINPMTEYNGAMVELQPLGTEGQGTELADRGKYSRIQMGIPIAVGARVSISENIGLNIEYGIRLMFTDYLDDVGGYRYADPLLLAAQNGPTAAALSNRSLDGNRFGQRGNRASRDWYTFFGIGLMIRMGGKKSCPQPK, encoded by the coding sequence ATGCAGAACAGAATTCTGATAGGTTTCCTTTGCCTGGTAACTTCTCTCTCCTGGAGCCAAAAGGCGCACAGGCACAATGCCTTGTCGCGTTCCGAAATTGGTTTTATGGCGGGCGGAAGCTACTATATCGGCGATTTGAACCAAGCACATTTTAAGCATACCAATTTAGCCGGACAATTGTTGTATCGCTATAACATCAATGCGCGTTTAGCTTACCGGTTAAATTTTACGTACGGGAAAATTGAAGGCTATGACAGCGAACAAAAAGGGGAATTTTACAAGAACAGGAACCTTTCCTTCCAATCGGATTTATTTGAATTCGGATCTGGGATCGAAGTAACTTATTTTCCGTTTGAGATCGGGAACAGAAGGTACAAGGGAACGGCTTATTTATTGGCTGAGTTGTCACTGACGCGTATTAATCCCATGACGGAGTACAACGGAGCGATGGTGGAATTGCAGCCATTGGGAACGGAAGGCCAGGGAACAGAATTGGCGGACCGTGGAAAATATTCGCGCATTCAAATGGGAATTCCGATCGCAGTCGGTGCCCGCGTTTCAATTTCCGAGAATATCGGGTTGAACATCGAATATGGAATCCGTTTGATGTTTACGGATTACCTGGATGATGTGGGCGGATACCGGTATGCAGATCCTTTGCTTTTGGCTGCTCAAAATGGTCCTACAGCTGCTGCATTGAGCAACAGAAGTTTGGACGGGAACCGTTTCGGGCAAAGAGGAAACCGCGCCAGCCGCGATTGGTACACTTTCTTCGGAATTGGTTTGATGATCCGTATGGGGGGCAAGAAAAGCTGTCCGCAACCGAAATAA
- a CDS encoding SCO family protein, with the protein MKQIVPFALILILLTACKTEPEKKPRALPYFGNYDIVFSETDGVESADTVYPKIPAFSYLNQDSVLITSKSMKGKVWIANFFFTSCPSICPPMISQMKRLNVLTQDLASEVQFMSFSIDPNTDKPHVLRNYIKNNGISTKNWQFFTGDEAKTHRLGVMHFMVHADKDPMAAGGFAHSDGLVLVDREGYVRGVYRGTQTQDVDKLNKDLRKLLEIEYGINSKH; encoded by the coding sequence ATGAAACAGATCGTACCTTTCGCGCTGATTCTAATCCTGCTCACTGCCTGTAAAACCGAACCTGAAAAGAAACCGAGGGCTCTTCCCTATTTTGGGAATTACGACATTGTCTTTTCTGAAACGGACGGTGTTGAATCGGCTGATACGGTTTACCCCAAAATCCCGGCATTTTCATACCTGAACCAGGATTCAGTACTTATTACTTCAAAATCCATGAAAGGAAAGGTTTGGATTGCCAACTTCTTCTTCACAAGTTGCCCAAGCATTTGTCCGCCGATGATCTCTCAAATGAAACGGCTGAACGTTCTTACACAGGATCTGGCTTCAGAAGTTCAGTTCATGTCTTTCAGCATTGATCCGAACACGGATAAACCGCACGTATTGAGAAATTACATCAAAAACAACGGGATAAGTACCAAAAACTGGCAGTTCTTTACCGGAGACGAAGCAAAAACGCACCGTTTGGGAGTGATGCATTTCATGGTACACGCCGACAAAGATCCGATGGCCGCAGGCGGTTTCGCGCACAGCGACGGCTTGGTCCTGGTTGACAGGGAAGGATATGTTCGGGGAGTTTACCGTGGAACCCAAACCCAGGATGTAGACAAACTGAACAAAGATTTACGTAAATTATTAGAAATTGAATATGGAATCAACTCAAAGCACTAA
- a CDS encoding lamin tail domain-containing protein has translation MKALFIVLTLLCPLLAWNQLVDDFSDGDFTSNPAWNGTNTTYIINAGQELQLSNTVAATSYLSTPHGLSSLDNKQWELVVRQTFAPSSSNFGRVYLTASSADLSTNPDGFYLQFGEAGSTDAVRLFKIVSGVSTQICASLDGQIAASFAVRVKVVRDNAGLWKLYVDPTGGTNFGSAYTGTDATVLTGTHFGVFQTYTVSNATKFYYDDIYVGSEIVDTQAPSLVSATVITNSQVDLLFSEPVGGSAMLQTGNYTINPAIAVSNVSVDGTNASLLHLILGAPLSNGQNYSITVGSIEDAFGNTATNLTGNFSYLVGESAVKGDIIISEVMVDPSPVIGLPELEFIEIYNKSSKYIDLAGWKLGDQSGDGTILSGFISPGQYKILCATSSAPEFPGSYTVSSFPSYNNSSDDVVLKDNTGILIDKVSYTDSWYQDPVKKTGGYTLELINPDDPCSDASNWIASNNPNGGTPGTQNSVYNIIPDVQIPYITGLIALGPNYLEVHFSEGMDSASLVNAAFSSNPNLTVQSISVATTFSNQATIAFNENLAPSQQYHFSYGPVSDCWLNATTLTGNFALADVPQAGDLVINEILFDPATGGSDFVEIYNRSLKVINLNGSAIANYNDDTIQLTQNYFLYPGAYVVLTPDSNYQKSTFPEAVSGKFYATSLPSLNNDSSTVQLFYNTIIIDKVSYREDWHLSLIDDTENKTLERINPDGVSSSASNWHTAAETIGFGTPGKINSQCATGSVSSTFGTTEPIFSPDNDGFQDVLLFQYNFDVGMIATLKIFDNQGREVHTLFSSELLGQQGSFTWDGVMSNSQKAPIGIYIAVIEAFAADGGTKQFAKRVGFTLAGKLD, from the coding sequence ATGAAGGCACTTTTCATTGTTCTTACACTACTCTGTCCTCTTTTGGCCTGGAATCAGCTCGTTGATGATTTTTCCGACGGGGATTTTACCTCAAATCCGGCCTGGAATGGAACCAACACAACATACATTATCAATGCAGGCCAGGAATTGCAATTAAGCAATACTGTTGCAGCCACTTCCTACTTGTCAACTCCGCATGGTTTATCATCTTTGGACAACAAGCAATGGGAATTAGTGGTCCGGCAGACTTTTGCTCCAAGCTCCAGCAATTTCGGGCGGGTTTATCTGACCGCTTCCTCTGCCGATTTGAGCACCAACCCGGATGGATTTTACCTGCAGTTCGGAGAAGCAGGATCCACAGACGCCGTACGTTTATTTAAAATTGTTTCCGGTGTTTCGACCCAAATTTGTGCTTCACTGGATGGACAAATAGCCGCTTCATTCGCTGTAAGGGTGAAGGTTGTCCGGGATAATGCAGGACTCTGGAAATTGTATGTCGATCCAACCGGCGGAACAAACTTCGGAAGTGCCTATACCGGAACGGATGCAACCGTTTTAACCGGAACACATTTCGGTGTTTTTCAAACGTATACTGTTTCCAACGCAACGAAGTTCTATTATGACGATATTTATGTGGGCAGCGAAATTGTGGATACACAAGCTCCTTCACTAGTCAGTGCAACAGTGATTACCAATTCCCAGGTCGATCTGTTGTTTAGCGAGCCGGTTGGAGGAAGCGCAATGCTCCAGACGGGCAATTATACGATCAATCCGGCAATTGCGGTTTCCAATGTTTCGGTTGACGGAACCAATGCCTCTTTGCTTCACCTGATTTTGGGAGCTCCTCTCAGCAATGGACAGAATTACAGCATTACGGTCGGAAGTATTGAAGATGCATTCGGGAATACAGCAACGAATCTGACCGGAAACTTTTCGTACCTGGTGGGCGAATCAGCGGTGAAAGGCGACATCATCATTTCAGAAGTGATGGTAGATCCTTCTCCGGTTATCGGTCTTCCGGAACTGGAGTTTATTGAAATCTACAATAAGAGCAGCAAATACATTGATCTTGCCGGCTGGAAACTGGGCGATCAGAGCGGAGACGGAACCATTCTATCCGGGTTCATTAGTCCGGGCCAATACAAAATTCTTTGTGCTACGTCCAGCGCTCCTGAATTTCCCGGTTCTTACACCGTAAGCAGTTTTCCCAGCTACAACAATTCCAGTGATGATGTTGTTCTGAAGGATAATACCGGAATACTGATCGACAAGGTTTCTTATACCGATAGCTGGTACCAGGATCCGGTTAAAAAAACGGGTGGTTACACGCTGGAATTAATCAACCCGGATGATCCCTGCTCGGACGCATCGAATTGGATCGCTTCCAATAATCCCAATGGCGGAACTCCGGGAACACAAAATTCCGTTTATAATATCATCCCCGACGTACAAATTCCTTACATCACCGGCCTGATAGCTTTGGGCCCGAATTACCTGGAAGTGCATTTTTCGGAAGGAATGGATTCCGCAAGCCTGGTAAATGCCGCTTTCAGTTCAAATCCAAACCTGACGGTTCAATCCATTTCTGTGGCAACGACTTTCAGTAACCAGGCAACCATTGCATTCAATGAAAACCTGGCTCCAAGTCAACAGTACCATTTTTCTTACGGACCAGTCAGCGATTGCTGGCTGAACGCAACGACTCTAACCGGGAATTTCGCCCTGGCAGATGTTCCGCAAGCCGGAGACCTGGTGATCAATGAGATTCTTTTTGACCCCGCAACCGGCGGATCTGATTTCGTGGAAATCTACAACCGCTCTTTGAAAGTGATCAACCTAAATGGTTCAGCCATTGCCAATTACAACGATGATACCATTCAGCTGACACAGAATTATTTCCTGTATCCGGGCGCATACGTGGTCCTGACTCCCGACAGCAATTATCAAAAAAGTACTTTCCCGGAAGCTGTATCCGGAAAATTCTATGCTACGTCCCTGCCTTCCCTGAATAATGATTCTTCGACCGTACAGTTGTTCTACAACACCATTATCATTGACAAAGTAAGCTACAGGGAAGACTGGCATTTGTCACTCATCGACGACACGGAAAACAAAACCCTCGAGCGCATCAACCCGGATGGCGTTTCATCGAGTGCTTCCAACTGGCACACGGCTGCGGAAACAATCGGTTTCGGAACACCGGGAAAAATCAATTCACAGTGCGCAACAGGAAGTGTGTCGTCCACTTTCGGAACCACAGAACCGATCTTTTCGCCGGACAATGACGGTTTCCAGGATGTGTTGTTATTCCAGTATAATTTTGACGTGGGAATGATTGCAACACTCAAAATATTTGACAATCAAGGCCGCGAGGTGCACACGCTTTTCTCCAGTGAATTGCTCGGACAACAGGGAAGTTTTACCTGGGATGGCGTGATGTCGAACAGTCAAAAAGCCCCGATCGGAATTTATATAGCAGTGATTGAAGCTTTTGCTGCAGACGGAGGAACAAAGCAATTTGCAAAGCGTGTAGGCTTTACTTTAGCCGGAAAACTTGACTAA
- a CDS encoding aspartate-semialdehyde dehydrogenase yields MRVAVVGATGMVGNVMMEVLKERSFPITELIPVASEKSVGKKIEFGGLEFPVVDLATAVTMKPDVAIFSAGGETSLEWAPKFEAVGTTVIDNSSAWRMHPDKKLIVPEINGDLLTASDKIIANPNCSTIQLLMALAPLHKAYGVKRVVVSTYQSITGTGVKAVQQLENERAGISGEMAYNYPIDKNCIPHCDSFLDNGYTKEEMKLTNETKKILDPAISVTATAVRVPVVGGHSEAVNVEFEKEFDLADVRKLLHETPGITLKDDPTTNTYPMPRFAESKDDVFVGRIRRDESQEKTLNMWVVADNLRKGAATNAIQIAELLIQKGILVPMAAGAHN; encoded by the coding sequence ATGAGAGTAGCAGTTGTCGGAGCGACAGGAATGGTTGGAAATGTCATGATGGAAGTGTTGAAAGAGCGTTCTTTTCCCATTACGGAATTGATCCCTGTTGCTTCTGAGAAATCGGTTGGTAAAAAGATCGAATTCGGAGGATTGGAATTTCCGGTTGTGGATTTGGCCACAGCTGTTACCATGAAGCCCGATGTGGCTATTTTCTCTGCCGGTGGTGAAACTTCCCTGGAATGGGCGCCAAAATTCGAAGCTGTCGGAACCACCGTGATTGATAACAGTTCGGCGTGGAGAATGCATCCGGACAAAAAATTAATTGTTCCTGAAATCAACGGAGATTTGCTGACGGCGTCGGATAAGATCATTGCAAACCCGAATTGCAGCACCATCCAGTTGTTGATGGCACTTGCACCTTTGCACAAGGCTTACGGAGTAAAACGCGTGGTGGTTTCTACGTACCAATCCATCACAGGAACCGGAGTAAAAGCGGTTCAGCAATTGGAAAATGAGCGTGCGGGAATTTCCGGTGAAATGGCTTACAATTACCCGATCGATAAAAACTGTATCCCGCATTGCGATTCTTTTTTGGATAATGGATATACCAAGGAGGAAATGAAACTGACCAACGAAACGAAGAAAATATTGGATCCTGCTATTTCCGTAACTGCTACTGCGGTTCGCGTTCCGGTTGTGGGTGGACACTCTGAAGCTGTGAACGTGGAATTCGAGAAAGAATTCGATCTTGCGGATGTGCGGAAATTGCTTCACGAAACTCCTGGAATCACTTTGAAAGACGATCCTACGACAAATACCTACCCGATGCCGCGTTTTGCAGAATCCAAAGACGATGTATTTGTAGGCCGCATCCGAAGAGATGAAAGCCAGGAAAAAACCTTGAATATGTGGGTGGTAGCGGATAATTTAAGAAAGGGTGCTGCTACCAATGCGATCCAAATTGCAGAATTGCTGATTCAAAAAGGAATTTTAGTTCCAATGGCAGCAGGAGCACACAATTAA
- the pyk gene encoding pyruvate kinase has product MKKTKIVATLGPATAEKEVLKQMILDGLNVCRLNCSHGSHEDHKKSIDLIREINQETGLNVSILADLQGPKIRTYEMENNGVMMEEGAIVTIVTERITGTAEKFGISYSLMPRDVQPGERILLDDGKLQMEIVETNGETEIKAKVIHGGILSSKKGVNLPNTKISLPSLTEKDRADLEFALANDVDWIGLSFVRSARDIIELKHIISNRQAKARVVAKIEKPEAIEDIDEIIKVTDALMVARGDLGVEIPYQNVPLIQKMLIRKGHQYAKPVIVATQMMESMITNVTPTRAEVNDVANAVLDGADAVMLSGETSVGKFPIEVIRTMVNIVEEMEKFDGIYHKDQLPDKTQSRFISDSICFNACRLAQRVEADAIITMSFSGYTAYKIASQRPNAPIFVFTGNKQIITQLSLVWGVRAFYYDKKVSTDHTIADIKYLLTKEGLLKQGDLVINIASIPIEENGKSNMLKLSYVE; this is encoded by the coding sequence ATGAAAAAAACAAAAATTGTAGCCACCTTAGGTCCGGCAACTGCTGAAAAAGAAGTTTTAAAACAAATGATATTGGACGGGTTGAACGTTTGCCGTTTGAACTGTTCGCACGGATCACATGAAGATCACAAGAAAAGTATTGATCTGATCCGCGAGATCAACCAGGAAACCGGTTTGAATGTTTCCATCCTGGCCGATTTACAAGGTCCTAAGATCAGAACCTACGAAATGGAAAACAACGGTGTCATGATGGAAGAAGGCGCTATTGTGACCATTGTAACGGAACGAATTACGGGAACAGCTGAGAAATTCGGGATCAGTTATTCATTGATGCCGCGGGATGTACAACCCGGAGAACGTATTTTGCTGGATGACGGGAAATTGCAGATGGAAATCGTGGAAACGAACGGTGAAACGGAAATCAAGGCGAAAGTGATTCACGGTGGAATTCTTTCCTCCAAAAAAGGAGTGAACCTGCCGAATACCAAAATTTCGTTGCCGTCATTAACAGAAAAAGACCGCGCAGACCTGGAGTTTGCATTGGCGAATGACGTGGATTGGATCGGTTTGTCATTTGTGCGTTCTGCCAGAGACATTATCGAATTGAAGCACATTATCTCAAACCGCCAGGCTAAAGCACGTGTGGTTGCGAAAATTGAGAAACCGGAAGCAATCGAAGATATTGATGAGATCATCAAAGTAACGGATGCCTTGATGGTTGCCCGCGGGGATTTGGGAGTTGAAATTCCGTACCAGAATGTGCCGCTGATCCAGAAAATGCTGATCCGTAAAGGACATCAGTACGCAAAACCGGTAATCGTTGCTACGCAAATGATGGAAAGCATGATCACGAATGTTACTCCGACACGTGCGGAAGTGAACGACGTTGCCAATGCTGTTTTGGATGGTGCCGATGCAGTGATGCTTTCCGGGGAAACATCGGTGGGGAAATTCCCGATCGAAGTGATCCGTACGATGGTGAATATCGTAGAAGAAATGGAGAAATTTGACGGGATCTATCACAAAGATCAGCTTCCGGATAAAACCCAGTCGCGCTTCATTTCCGATTCAATCTGTTTCAATGCCTGCCGATTGGCGCAGCGTGTAGAGGCAGATGCGATCATTACGATGTCATTTTCGGGCTATACAGCTTATAAGATCGCATCCCAAAGGCCCAATGCGCCGATCTTTGTGTTTACAGGAAACAAACAGATTATCACACAGCTGAGCCTTGTTTGGGGAGTGAGAGCTTTCTATTACGATAAAAAAGTAAGTACCGACCATACCATTGCTGACATCAAATACCTGCTTACCAAAGAAGGTTTGCTCAAACAGGGAGATTTGGTGATCAACATCGCTTCCATTCCGATCGAAGAGAACGGAAAATCGAATATGTTGAAGTTGAGCTACGTAGAGTAA
- a CDS encoding T9SS type A sorting domain-containing protein: MISLSNGTSTPKYDFSNFTVDHFPYPEETGAIFFKQNSAPMPFLNRRYEASFLTHGIHRVFYCEHKPWFKPWKSKYEATTKDPLVLDNAPGGIIFIEQNPIIEINNQFSAQLPLSPDIKEQLLYAFTPTVLTHDVKDLNSSLNNGYPDYNFKIHKLMYDTEITAAVNDPDDASNYYGYPHLGYPFNHYDYTVFDALFCWDENTEHLTGNRKDPNAYAGIDSPIKPIIKNFVVEEAEPDFIFLQNMRIGFFTRPGYFYRVDYEAGNSILLGNHVTQKTDFVDLVVEPNAIVDAQAVEEIHFTPGVHIKSGADLHAYIGDIVCEKTSAITNTNFGSENTAAEASEFRNNNGGSLDRVSIFPNPSKESFSVRWEELSMDEIIEIRILDLSGKEVYKKLVSLKEPIFHQVRPGFYLVKLIKDGVCTTKNIFIEH, encoded by the coding sequence ATGATTTCCCTTTCCAATGGTACGTCTACTCCAAAATACGATTTCTCTAATTTCACTGTTGATCACTTTCCGTACCCGGAGGAAACAGGAGCTATCTTTTTCAAACAAAACTCTGCTCCAATGCCTTTTTTAAACCGGAGATATGAAGCATCTTTCCTAACACATGGTATTCACCGGGTATTTTATTGTGAACACAAACCCTGGTTTAAACCCTGGAAATCGAAGTATGAAGCGACAACAAAAGACCCGCTGGTGCTGGATAACGCTCCCGGAGGAATCATCTTTATTGAGCAAAATCCAATTATTGAAATCAATAACCAATTCAGCGCACAATTGCCATTGAGTCCGGATATTAAGGAACAGTTGTTATACGCTTTTACTCCCACCGTATTGACACACGATGTGAAGGACTTAAATAGTAGTTTGAATAATGGTTATCCGGATTATAATTTTAAGATTCATAAACTAATGTATGATACTGAAATTACTGCTGCTGTAAATGATCCAGATGACGCATCCAATTATTATGGATATCCCCACTTAGGTTATCCGTTCAATCATTACGATTATACCGTATTTGATGCTTTATTTTGTTGGGATGAAAATACCGAACACCTGACCGGAAACCGGAAAGATCCGAATGCTTATGCCGGAATCGATTCACCCATTAAACCTATCATCAAGAATTTCGTGGTGGAAGAGGCGGAACCCGATTTTATTTTCCTGCAGAATATGCGCATCGGTTTCTTTACCCGACCGGGATATTTCTATCGGGTAGATTACGAGGCAGGAAATAGCATTTTGTTGGGGAATCACGTCACCCAAAAAACCGACTTTGTAGATCTGGTTGTAGAACCGAATGCCATTGTAGATGCGCAGGCGGTTGAGGAAATTCATTTCACACCTGGAGTCCACATCAAAAGCGGTGCGGATTTGCATGCTTATATTGGAGATATTGTCTGTGAAAAAACATCAGCCATTACTAACACGAACTTCGGTTCTGAAAATACAGCAGCAGAAGCCTCCGAATTCCGAAATAACAACGGAGGAAGTTTGGATCGGGTTTCCATTTTCCCCAATCCTTCCAAAGAAAGTTTTTCGGTTCGTTGGGAAGAATTATCCATGGATGAAATCATCGAGATCCGGATTCTGGATCTTTCCGGCAAGGAAGTATATAAAAAGCTTGTATCTTTAAAGGAACCAATATTCCATCAGGTAAGGCCGGGCTTTTATTTGGTTAAATTAATTAAGGACGGAGTATGCACTACCAAAAATATATTCATCGAACATTAG
- the rnc gene encoding ribonuclease III codes for MRLRLPFFKQNRSPEDVAFIRFFVNRFGYRPKNIHLFYQAVTHRSIAYHGQKDFSNERLEFLGDAILDSIIAEFLFQRFPDEDEGYLTKVKSKVVSRKTLSEIGEELELRSILRYNKGRSINLSSLEGNAFEAIIGAIYLDSSYEVTKKIIYNHIFRKYVDLNKILEEEIDFKSKLFIWSQKRRLSLEFTVLREENNHGTWFYEVIVQVNGTNYGKGTGNSKKLAEQAAAKETLLLMGEI; via the coding sequence GTGCGGCTACGACTACCATTCTTTAAGCAAAACAGGTCTCCCGAAGACGTTGCATTCATTCGATTTTTCGTAAATCGCTTTGGATACAGACCAAAGAATATCCATTTGTTTTACCAGGCGGTAACACACCGTTCCATTGCTTATCACGGTCAAAAAGACTTTTCCAACGAGCGTTTGGAATTTTTGGGAGATGCCATTCTGGATTCCATCATCGCGGAGTTTTTGTTCCAGCGCTTCCCGGATGAAGATGAAGGCTATCTCACAAAAGTCAAATCAAAAGTAGTTTCCCGCAAAACCCTTTCGGAAATCGGTGAAGAGCTTGAATTGCGTTCCATTTTGCGCTACAACAAAGGCCGTTCGATCAACCTGTCTTCCCTGGAAGGAAATGCGTTCGAAGCAATCATCGGGGCCATCTACCTGGACAGTTCGTACGAAGTCACCAAGAAGATCATTTACAACCACATTTTCCGCAAGTATGTAGATCTGAACAAGATCCTGGAAGAGGAGATCGATTTCAAGTCCAAATTATTTATCTGGAGCCAAAAAAGAAGGTTGAGCCTTGAATTCACCGTTTTGCGCGAAGAAAACAACCACGGAACCTGGTTCTACGAAGTGATCGTGCAGGTAAATGGGACCAATTACGGGAAGGGAACCGGAAACTCCAAAAAACTGGCCGAGCAGGCCGCTGCAAAGGAAACGCTCCTTTTGATGGGGGAGATCTAA
- a CDS encoding DEAD/DEAH box helicase, translated as MQFDELNLHPHLLDALKELDYTTPTPIQEQSIPSLLEGKDLFGCAQTGTGKTAAFALPILQHLEPDGPVKGKRPIRCLVLAPTRELANQICDSFKAYGKHSKLRTMVIFGGVNQNKQVNQLNAGVDILVATPGRLLDLMNQGHIHLSKITHFVLDEADRMLDMGFIHDIKKILPRLPKNKQNIFFSATISPTIMELAGTILFDPVNVRVTPVSSTAEIVEQFVYHVEKADKRAFLKQLIKSENISHAIVFTRTKHGADRVARELTKSGHKAEAIHGDKSQNARERALAGFKNRTVSFLVATDIASRGIDIDQLEYVINFEIPEVAETYVHRIGRTGRAGSSGIAYTMCSSEEKGYLKAIQKLINQQIPERTLK; from the coding sequence ATGCAATTTGATGAATTAAACTTACATCCGCATTTGTTGGATGCACTAAAAGAATTAGACTACACTACACCGACACCTATCCAGGAACAATCGATCCCAAGCTTACTAGAAGGAAAAGACTTATTCGGATGCGCCCAAACCGGTACAGGAAAAACAGCAGCATTCGCTTTGCCTATTTTGCAGCATTTAGAACCGGACGGACCTGTTAAAGGAAAACGCCCGATCCGTTGTCTGGTATTGGCTCCGACCAGAGAATTGGCAAACCAGATCTGCGACAGTTTCAAGGCTTACGGAAAACATTCCAAGCTGCGCACGATGGTCATTTTTGGTGGCGTAAACCAAAACAAACAAGTCAACCAGTTGAATGCCGGAGTGGATATCCTGGTAGCAACACCCGGACGTTTACTCGACTTAATGAACCAAGGACATATTCATTTGTCCAAGATCACCCATTTTGTATTGGATGAAGCAGATCGCATGCTCGACATGGGATTCATTCACGATATCAAAAAAATCCTTCCGCGTTTGCCGAAGAACAAACAGAATATCTTTTTCTCCGCTACAATTTCTCCGACGATTATGGAGTTGGCCGGAACGATTTTGTTCGATCCGGTAAATGTACGCGTTACACCGGTTTCTTCCACAGCTGAGATCGTAGAGCAATTTGTTTATCATGTAGAGAAAGCAGATAAACGTGCTTTCCTGAAACAACTGATCAAAAGCGAAAACATTTCTCACGCGATTGTATTCACACGCACCAAACACGGCGCTGACCGCGTAGCAAGAGAACTTACGAAATCCGGCCACAAAGCGGAGGCAATCCACGGAGATAAATCGCAGAATGCCCGCGAAAGAGCACTGGCAGGTTTCAAAAACAGAACTGTGAGCTTTTTGGTAGCAACGGATATCGCTTCTCGCGGAATTGACATCGACCAATTAGAATATGTGATCAATTTTGAGATCCCGGAAGTAGCGGAAACATATGTCCACCGAATCGGTAGAACGGGCCGTGCAGGTTCAAGCGGAATCGCGTATACGATGTGCTCCAGTGAGGAAAAAGGGTATTTGAAAGCGATCCAGAAGCTGATCAATCAGCAAATCCCGGAGCGAACACTGAAATGA